The DNA region ATAATTGCCGGAAAAGATAAAGGAAAATCGGGAAAAGTTGAAAGGGTTTTAACCGACAACAATAAAGTAATTATCCCGGGCCTTAACTTGTTTAAGTCGCACCAAAGACCAAAAAAACAAGGTCAAAAAGGGCAGATGGTTGATAAAAGTATGCCAATTCATATTTCCAATGTTATGTTTGTGGATCCTAAAAGCCAGAAACCTACAAGAATCGGAAAACGTTCAGAAAATGGCCGAATGAAAAGATATGCCAAAAAAAGCGGGCAATTAATTGATTAGTTAAAAGATTATGACTCAAATTGCGCAAAAATTGGAAAAGACCTTTGAAGCTTTGAAGCCAGCTATGGGCTATCAAGGCCAGATGCAAGCGCC from Candidatus Paceibacterota bacterium includes:
- the rplX gene encoding 50S ribosomal protein L24; the protein is MKIKKGDTVKIIAGKDKGKSGKVERVLTDNNKVIIPGLNLFKSHQRPKKQGQKGQMVDKSMPIHISNVMFVDPKSQKPTRIGKRSENGRMKRYAKKSGQLID